A window of Primulina huaijiensis isolate GDHJ02 chromosome 9, ASM1229523v2, whole genome shotgun sequence contains these coding sequences:
- the LOC140984800 gene encoding UDP-sulfoquinovose synthase, chloroplastic has product MAHLLMLSCPPNLSCGSISHSKSLDQLPSSISIMTRFPNSHPFKKLAVRGKRMQKSCTISATAVSMGQETKFDPPQISDEASTRKKVMVIGGDGYCGWATSLHLSNKNYQVAVVDNLVRRLFDHQLGLDSLTPISSIHNRIRRWKTLTGKDIQLYIGDICDFEFLAETFTSFKPDAVVHFGEQRSAPYSMIDRSRAIFTQQNNVLGTLNVLFAIKEFREDCHLVKLGTMGEYGTPNIDIEEGYITITHNGRIDTLPYPKQASSFYHLSKVHDSHNIAFTCKAWGIKATDLNQGVVYGVRTDETAMHEELYNRLDYDGVFGTALNRFCVQAAVGHPLTVYGKGGQTRGYLDIRDTVQCVELAIANPAQRGEFRVFNQFTEQFSVNELAALVTRVGQKLGLEVQTISVPNPRVEAEEHYYNAKHTKLVELGLKPHLLSDSLLDSLLNFAIQYKDRVDSKQIMPNVSWKNIGSKTKTVAA; this is encoded by the exons ATGGCCCATCTACTTATGTTATCGTGTCCTCCAAATCTCTCTTGCGGCAGCATCTCACACTCCAAATCACTCGACCAACTTCCATCTTCCATATCCATTATGACACGATTTCCCAATTCACACCCCTTTAAGAAGCTTGCCGTCCGGGGAAAACGAATGCAGAAATCTTGTACCATCTCCGCAACGGCTGTTTCTATGGGCCAAGAAACCAAATTCGATCCTCCCCAGATCTCTGATGAAGCTTCTACTCGCAAAAAAGTCATGGTAATTGGTGGGGATGGCTATTGTGGTTGGGCTACTTCCCTACATCTGTCAAACAAAAACTACCAAGTTGCAGTTGTTGACAACCTTGTTCGTCGCCTTTTTGATCACCAGCTTGGTCTCGACTCTCTCACGCCAATTTCATCAATTCACAACCGTATTCGACGCTGGAAAACTCTCACGGGAAAAGATATCCAACTTTACATTGGTGATATATGTGATTTTGAGTTCTTGGCAGAGACATTCACATCGTTTAAGCCGGATGCTGTCGTTCACTTTGGAGAACAGAGGTCCGCCCCTTACTCCATGATTGATCGCTCAAGAGCTATATTCACTCAACAAAACAATGTATTAGGAACGCTTAACGTCTTGTTTGCTATAAAAGAGTTCAGAGAAGATTGCCATCTTGTGAAACTCGGGACAATGGGAGAATACGGCACCCCGAACATAGATATCGAGGAGGGATATATAACTATTACACACAATGGGAGGATCGATACTCTGCCATATCCCAAGCAAGCTAGCTCTTTCTACCACTTGAGCAAGGTCCACGATTCACACAACATCGCTTTTACTTGCAAGGCTTGGGGAATCAAAGCCACTGATCTAAACCAGGGAGTTGTCTATGGTGTGAGAACAGATGAAACAGCGATGCATGAAGAACTCTATAACAGGCTTGATTATGATGGAGTATTTGGAACTGCCCTAAACCGGTTCTGCGTTCAGGCGGCAGTTGGTCATCCACTTACTGTATATGGCAAAGGAGGCCAG ACAAGGGGATATTTGGATATCAGAGATacagttcaatgtgttgaacttGCCATCGCAAATCCTGCGCAGAGAGGAGAATTTCGAGTCTTTAACCAATTCACGGAGCAGTTTTCTGTTAATGAACTCGCAGCTCTAGTTACTAGGGTTGGTCAGAAACTCGGCCTTGAGGTGCAAACTATATCTGTCCCTAATCCTAGAGTGGAGGCTGAAGAGCATTACTATAATGCGAAGCACACCAAACTCGTGGAATTGGGGCTCAAACCTCACCTTCTTTCAGATTCTCTTCTTGACTCGTTGCTCAACTTTGCAATTCAATACAAAGATCGTGTTGACTCAAAACAGATTATGCCCAACGTTTCGTGGAAAAACATCGGGTCAAAGACAAAAACTGTTGCAGCGTGA